Proteins encoded by one window of Aspergillus chevalieri M1 DNA, chromosome 6, nearly complete sequence:
- a CDS encoding uncharacterized protein (COG:S;~EggNog:ENOG410PQVY;~InterPro:IPR004875,IPR009057,IPR006600,IPR001878;~PFAM:PF03221,PF03184;~go_function: GO:0003676 - nucleic acid binding [Evidence IEA];~go_function: GO:0008270 - zinc ion binding [Evidence IEA]): protein MTEIPKEKRLELAIEAFHKGQFPSKTACAKAFDVPPRTLMTRLDGTVSRQHTIANCRKLSNTEEESLKNWILDMDKRGLPLRVSNVRHLAQLLLSARSKPSKDISISEKWVSRFIQRHPELKSKYTRQYDYQRAKCEDPELIKGWFNRVQETILRYGIAEQDIYNMDETGFQMGVASTAKVICGSETRDSHAKSIQPGNREWITIIIAINASGHALPPQIIMAGKKHQSQWYSAIPKEYRISLSDNGWTNDILGFEWLQEMFEKHTASQTAGRYRLLILDGHSSHATASFDQFCTERRIIPLYMPPHSSHLLQPLDISCFAPLKHYYGQKVREMAENNIHAIDKQDFISIYSSIHGRAFSKANILSAFAAAGLIPFKPERVLAKLNIKTPTPPSSSSSNQSFYLGRTPVNLYQLNQQKKQIQELQSQSLSSVVAEQMLEKFIKSTEVAMQDAILLRQGFHQLHTSNKHQKGKKNMTRAFIQDGGSLTGSEGQQRLIEREAIQEPSRRPRRPARCSNCNEEGHNRLKCPAK from the coding sequence atgaCTGAAATACCGAAGGAAAAACGTCTAgaattggccattgaggCTTTTCATAAAGGCCAATTCCCATCAAAAACGGCCTGTGCAAAAGCCTTTGATGTGCCTCCAAGGACCCTCATGACTCGCCTCGATGGGACTGTCTCTCGCCAACATACAATTGCAAATTGTCGCAAGCTATCAAATACTGAAGAAGAATCCCTTAAAAACTGGATTCTAGACATGGATAAACGTGGTCTACCCCTTCGAGTATCAAATGTACGCCATCTTGCTCAGCTTTTATTATCCGCGCGGTCTAAGCCATCAAAAGACATCTCTATCAGCGAGAAATGGGTCTCCCGATttattcaacgccatcctgagctcaaatccaaatatacccgccaatatgactatcagcgtgccaaatgtgaagatccggAGCTTATAAAAGGCTGGTTTAATCGTGTTCAAGAGACTATCCTGAGATACGGCATTGCAGAGCAGGATATatacaatatggatgaaactggctttcaaatgggagtggcatcaactgcaaaggttatttgtggatcagagacaagagatagccatgccaaatctatccagcctgGAAATCGCGAGTGGATTACCATaataattgccataaatgcctctggacatgctctacctccgcaaatcattatggctgggaaaaagcatcaatctcagtggtattcagctattccaaaggaatatagaatcagcttgagcgataatggctggactaatgatattctgggatttgaatggcttcaggagatgtttgagaagcatactgcttctcagacagctggcagatatcgtcttttaattcttgacggccataGCAGTCATGCCACTGCTAGTTTTGATCAATTCTGCACTGAGAGAAGGATTATTCcgttatatatgcctcctcattcatctcatctacttCAACCGCTTGATATAAGCTGTTTTGCGCCACTCAAGCATTATTACGGCCAGAAAGTCAGAGAGATGGCAGAAAACAACATccatgccattgataaaCAAGACTTCATATCTATCTACTCCAGCATCCATGGCCGTGCATTCTCTAAGGCCAATATATTGAgtgcatttgcagctgctggtcttATTCCTTTTAAACCAGAGAGAGTTCTTGCAAAACTCAACAtcaagacaccgacaccaccttcttcctcatccagcaaccaatccttttatttaggaagaacaccagtcaatctctatcagttgaatcagcagaaaaagcagattcaagaacttcaaagccaatccctatcttcagttgttgcagagcagatgcttgaaaagttTATAAAGAGCACAGAAGTCGCAATGCAGGATGCTATTCTATTAAGACAGGGATTCCATCAGCTCCACACGTCAAATAAGcatcagaaagggaagaagaatatgacacgagcctttattcaagatggaggtagtctaactggctctgaaggtcagcaaaggttgattGAGAGGGAGGCGATACAGGAgccatcaagaaggccacggcggccagcacgatgcagcaactgcaatgAAGAAGGCCATAATAGGTTAAAATGTCCTGCTAAATAG
- a CDS encoding uncharacterized protein (COG:S;~EggNog:ENOG410PTNS;~InterPro:IPR012337,IPR038717), with amino-acid sequence MLKESGYGHWRAQKRPQLTEETAKLRYEWAHVRKDWTYEYWSKIIWSDECSVELGKGKQNQWVWRLNHFNEKWKKKHIVPYTKGKGISIMIWAAIWGGGHTEIYRMNRDEESARRGYSSQSYLKLIEDYLPAIWESGMEFMQDNAPIHTAHIIKNWFDEHGIPLVDWPPYSPDLNPIEHAWAKLKERIYMLYPDLELFNGTKEQLKEQFYKAMENAWESLGQDFFDGLVMSMENCVNAVLEAKGWYTHY; translated from the coding sequence ATGTTAAAAGAATCTGGGTATGGGCACTGGAGAGCACAAAAAAGACCTCAATTAACTGAGGAAACAGCTAAACTACGCTATGAATGGGCACACGTGCGCAAGGATTGGACGTATGAGTATTGGAGCAAGATTATATGGAGTGATGAATGTTCTGTTGAGCTTGGCAAAGGAAAGCAGAATCAATGGGTATGGCGGCTCAACCACTTCAATGAAAaatggaaaaagaagcatATAGTCCCATACACCAAAGGCAAAGGAATATCTATCATGATTTGGGCAGCAATCTGGGGTGGTGGTCACACTGAAATCTATCGAATGAATCGGGATGAGGAATCTGCTCGAAGAGGGTATTCTTCACAGTCCTATTTGAAACTTATTGAAGATTACCTACCTGCTATATGGGAGTCTGGTATGGAATTCATGCAAGATAATGCTCCCATACATACAGCCCATATTATCAAAAATTGGTTTGATGAGCATGGTATTCCTCTTGTTGACTGGCCACCGTATTCACCCGATTTGAACCCTATTGAACATGCCTGGGCCAAGTTGAAAGAGCGTATATATATGCTCTATCCAGACCTTGAATTATTTAATGGGACCAAAGAACAATTGAAAGAGCAATTTTACAAGGCCATGGAGAATGCATGGGAGAGTTTAGGACAGGACTTTTTTGATGGGTTGGTAATGTCCATGGAGAACTGTGTTAATGCAGTTTTAGAGGCAAAGGGGTGGTATACACATTATTAA
- a CDS encoding ribonuclease III (COG:A;~EggNog:ENOG410PN1S;~InterPro:IPR000999,IPR036389;~PFAM:PF00636,PF14622;~go_function: GO:0004525 - ribonuclease III activity [Evidence IEA];~go_process: GO:0006396 - RNA processing [Evidence IEA]), with amino-acid sequence MDLKRKSIFSLPTSSQGKKTKSSNQKNESDVILGHFPYGNNDTRSPLNTLEKLLGEIIDSPHSTQNYTSTTGSEVVKAAAELAKALKIAKTSPNTSAHTVKHVDYMHRENLLDTSAILEGESDLPVLPPILDEGLQKAVFTHPGLSNNNKTTYDRLEILGDAYIELIATKLVWDRFQDIPSGRISQIRELLVKNETLSEYATKYGLDRRASVPQGYLDQPKRWTKTKGDIFEAYVAAVILSNPAQGFKLAESWLTQLWLPKLTGLGTQKSTLQAKEALSKKVMAKGVKLDYIDELPPVTSKGGMQTFFIGVYFTGWGWNRRHLGSGQGRNKAIAGDEAAKQALRNNPLIDEIAERKRDSFEQEQRRKA; translated from the exons ATGGAtttaaaaagaaaatcaatCTTCTCGCTGCCTACAAGCAGCCAAGGAAAAAAAACCAAG AGCTCTAATCAAAAGAATGAGTCAGATGTTATATTGGGGCATTTCCCATATGGAAATAATGATACACGATCCCCGCTCAACACATTGGAAAAGCTCCTCGGGGAAATTATAGACAGTCCCCATTCCACACAGAATTATACATCTACAACCGGTTCGGAGGTGGTGAAAGCTGCTGCTGAACTGGCCAAGGCACTCAAAATTGCGAAAACTTCACCAAACACATCTGCTCATACAGTTAAACATGTTGACTATATGCACCGGGAAAATCTACTTGATACATCTGCCATCTTGGAAGGCGAAAGCGACTTGCCGGTCTTGCCGCCCATTCTAGATGAGGGTCTTCAAAAGGCCGTCTTCACTCACCCTGGCTTGAGCAACAACAATAAGACGACCTACGACCGACTTGAAATTCTCGGGGACGCATACATTGAATTGATTGCTACGAAGTTAGTATGGGACAGGTTTCAGGATATCCCGTCTGGTCGCATTTCACAGATCAGGGAACTCTTGGTGAAGAATGAGACTCTTTCTGAATATGCAACAAAATACGGACTTGATCGCAGAGCCTCTGTGCCCCAGGGCTATCTAGATCAGCCGAAGCGGTGGACCAAGACTAAAGGCGATATTTTCGAGGCTTATGTGGCTGCTGTCATACTATCTAACCCGGCTCAGGGCTTCAAACTAGCCGAATCATGGTTGACGCAGTTGTGGCTACCAAAGCTTACGGGACTTGGAACTCAAAAATCGACCCTTCAAGCGAAGGAGGCTCTTTCAAAGAAGGTCATGGCTAAAGGAGTCAAACTCGACTATATTGATGAACTTCCACCGGTCACGTCAAAAGGTGGAATGCAAACCTTTTTTATTGGTGTGTATTTTACTGGCTGGGGATGGAATAGAAGGCATCTAGGTTCCGGTCAAGGCCGTAACAAAGCAATAGCTGGGGAtgaggcagcaaaacaggcgtTACGAAACAACCCATTGATTGACGAAATCGctgagagaaagagagactCATTTGAACAGGAACAAAGACGAAAAGCATAG
- the RSM27 gene encoding mitochondrial 37S ribosomal protein mS33 (COG:J;~EggNog:ENOG410PQRN;~InterPro:IPR013219;~PFAM:PF08293): MQIPRHRILDLVKAQCRIFSQNFNPERLRLGNKILRQRLRGPALAAWYPRKTVSFRDLQDTYRPLGLTMFDEAEDDREEAIQIAKSRGKGRPKKKRTAAESRTAKKKK; the protein is encoded by the exons ATGCAAATACCGCGTCATCGGATATTAGATCTTGTTAAG GCACAATGTCGTATATTCTCCCAGAATTTTAATCCCGAGAGACTCCGCTTAGGAAACAAGATCCTGAGGCAAAGATTGCGAGGACCGGCACTTGCAGCATGGTATCCCAGGAAGACAGTCTCTTTTCGAGACCTGCAGGATACATATCGGCCACTTGGTTTAACCATGTTTGATGAGGCCGAGGACGATAGAGAAGAAGCCATTCAGAT TGCGAAATCTCGAGGAAAGGGCAggccaaagaagaagagaacagCAGCAG AGTCCCGAAcagcaaagaagaagaagtag
- a CDS encoding U2 snRNP complex subunit CUS1 (BUSCO:EOG09263QUM;~COG:A;~EggNog:ENOG410PGW8;~InterPro:IPR007180,IPR006568;~PFAM:PF04046,PF04037;~go_component: GO:0005634 - nucleus [Evidence IEA]), translated as MKPSKNQLRRAKKKAQKLNNTQEIQDSLATEVQPEERSSAVNIQDSSALHESTFSPDLGDPLWQIYQGIAHRFDEAESDTSPVKEHEKPEVYFDDDNEIPDEDESEPKLSKRKRKEMNKLSVAELKAMVRKPEIVEWTDTSAPDPRLLVHIKAHRNVVPVPSHWSLKREYLSSKRGVEKPPFSLPKFIQETGISEMRDAALEKQEQSTLKQKTRERVQPKIGRLDIDYQKLYEAFFRFQTKPELTRYGEVYYEGKEYETNLRHLRPGELSQELKEALNMPPGAPPPWLINQQRYGPPPSYPALKIPGLNAPPPPGAMWGYHPGGYGKPPVDEHNRPLYGGDIFGVLQPQQNMQQGEPVERDLWGELQAPEESDEASEDEEQDEEEEEEEGGEEETAEQLMDTGLQTPSGLETPGGVASAVPSEFAGAENAAGEFDVRKHHRGTRTEESTQPRSAFQVIPERQTRVQGFFGGDKVYNLNVASDDLPVLGAEEHNRKRKKPGDVDVSVDPDSLQASDGISKENLQSLYDSQRQQGHHPNWEFQEDLSDMIAQESRKKLRKEEERRARH; from the exons ATGAAACCAAGCAAAAATCAACTGAGGcgagcgaagaagaaggcccaAAAGCTTAAT AACACGCAAGAGATTCAAGACTCACTTGCTACTGAAGTTCAGCCGGAAGAAAGGTCTTCAGCAGTGAACATTCAGGACAGTAGTGCCTTGCACGAGTCAACATTCTCGCCCGATCTTGGTGATCCTTTGTGGCAAATTTATCAAGGCATCGCCCATAGGTTTGATGAAGCCGAAAGCGACACATCGCCTGTCAAGGAGCACGAAAAACCTGAGGTGTATTtcgatgatgacaatgagataccggatgaagatgagagcGAACCAAAGTTGTCGAAGAGGAAGCGCAAAGAAATGAATAAGCTCTCAGTAGCTGAGTTGAAGGCAATGGTTCgaaaaccagagatagtcgAGTGGACAGATACATCAGCTCCCGATCCCCGCCTTCTCGTTCATATCAAGGCTCATCGGAATGTTGTTCCCGTGCCTTCTCACTGGTCCTTGAAACGGGAATATCTTTCATCAAAAAGGGGAGTTGAGAAGCCGCCATTTTCCCTGCCCAAGTTCATTCAGGAGACAGGGATTTCTGAGATGCGCGACGCTGCTTTAGAAAAGCAAGAACAATCGACTCTGAAGCAAAAAACAAGGGAAAGAGTGCAACCCAAAATCGGAAGATTGGATATCGATTATCAAAAGTTATATGAAGCTTTCTTCCGATTTCAGACAAAGCCCGAACTTACTCGCTATGGTGAAGTCTACTATGAAGGCAAAGAATATGAAACAAACCTTAGACATTTGCGCCCAGGTGAACTGAGTCAGGAATTGAAAGAAGCACTCAACATGCCACCGGGTGCCCCGCCTCCCTGGTTAATCAACCAACAGCGATATggaccaccaccatcatatCCTGCCCTCAAGATTCCAGGTCTCAATGCTCCACCGCCTCCTGGTGCCATGTGGGGATACCACCCTGGAGGATATGGAAAACCTCCAGTCGATGAGCATAACAGGCCTCTTTATGGTGGTGACATatttggtgttcttcagccCCAGCAAAACATGCAGCAAGGTGAACCCGTTGAAAGAGATTTATGGGGCGAACTACAGGCGCCAGAAGAATCAGACGAGGCgagcgaagatgaagaacaggatgaggaggaagaagaagaagaaggaggtgaAGAGGAGACTGCAGAACAGCTCATGGATACCGGATTGCAAACACCTAGTGGGCTCGAAACGCCGGGCGGTGTGGCCTCAGCTGTCCCATCCGAGTTTGCAGGGGCCGAGAATGCAGCTGGTGAGTTCGACGTGCGCAAACACCACCGCGGGACGCGAACAGAAGAGTCTACGCAACCGAGAAGTGCCTTCCAGGTTATCCCAGAGAGACAAACTCGTGTACAGGGATTCTTTGGGGGTGACAAAGTATATAACTTGAACGTTGCCTCGGATGATCTTCCTGTGCTTGGAGCTGAGGAACATAACCGGAAGCGTAAGAAACCTGGTGATGTCGATGTGTCTGTGGATCCAGATTCACTGCAGGCCAGTGATGGAATAAGCAAAGAAAACCTGCAGAGTTTATATGACTCCCAGAGACAGCAAGGGCATCACCCTAATTGGGAATTCCAAGAGGATCTCAGTGACATGATTGCGCAGGAAAGTCGAAAAAAGCTTaggaaagaggaggagagaCGAGCCAGGCACTGA
- a CDS encoding uncharacterized protein (COG:S;~EggNog:ENOG410PX7W) yields MDWDRNRRFDDRRGGESYRPMSSIRARRSPPRNYIRHARSPPRTRSPRLVADTWVPSASRTYDRFRSRSPASRRRSRSPSFYSRDGGQASYRRTRSPPRRPSPRRDERPRSPRQVFWRSRSPFNDGRSRDTSWDRTTPLRPREASPPSQDFRFPKRERFTSEKYLRAESPPKRGTLREYSSRASMNFRTRSPFQGQRERQQEATPKRRSTSPSREGSSTRYTAPTSGVNFRRPSSPTDKSNLAPFDPETRSPITQCSSHERFSRHSGHSSPIHERTFPTRYRSSGQNEEKDKKKIVI; encoded by the exons ATGGATTGGGATCGCAATAGAAG ATTTGATGATCGTCGGGGGGGAGAAAGCTATCGCCCCATGAGCTCGATTAGAGCACGCCGCTCTCCTCCACGAAATTACATCCGGCACGCCAGATCACCTCCACGGACGCGTTCTCCTCGCCTTGTTGCTGATACCTGGGTACCATCGGCTAGTCGAACTTATGACCGCTTCCGAAGCCGATCTCCAGCTTCGCGGCGTCGTTCTCGGAGCCCTTCATTCTACAGTAGAGATGGCGGCCAGGCGTCCTATCGAAGGACGCGTTCCCCTCCTAGAAGACCATCACCTCGACGAGATGAAAGGCCAAGGTCACCCCGGCAGGTATTCTGGCGCTCTAGGTCTCCATTCAATGATGGTCGATCTCGCGATACTTCATGGGACCGGACTACTCCATTACGGCCGCGGGAGGCGTCGCCGCCCAGTCAAGACTTCAGATTTCCCAAAAGAGAACGTTTTACCAGTGAAAAATATTTGAGAGCTGAATCACCTCCAAAGCGTGGCACTTTACGAGAATACAGCTCACGCGCCTCAATGAATTTTCGCACTCGGAGTCCTTTCCAAGGACAACGTGAACGTCAACAAGAAGCCACACCAAAGCGTCGGTCAACATCTCCTTCTAGAGAGGGCTCGTCTACCCGTTATACTGCACCAACCTCGGGTGTAAATTTCAGGCGTCCCTCGTCGCCTACTGATAAATCCAACTTAGCCCCGTTCGACCCAGAGACCCGCTCACCTATCACACAATGTTCCTCACATGAACGGTTTTCTAGGCATTCCGGTCATTCTTCACCTATCCATGAGCGTACATTCCCAACAAGATATAGGTCCTCAGGTCAGAACGAG GAAaaggacaagaagaaaaTCGTGATATGA